The sequence below is a genomic window from Clostridium sp. BJN0001.
CTCTATTGATTATACAATAGGTATTTATTTAAAAACTTTTGACACTTTAGAGTTAGTAGCAGATGAAGTTAAGAATAATACTTTAGAAAATATGTTGCAAAATGGATATGAACTTATTAAAAATAAAGAATTAGAATGCATGAATTTATATAGCAGTATTAAAAAAAATAAACTAAGTGTTAATAATTATTCTTATAATGATACTATAGATTATGGACTTTCTCCATTTTTTGAGAAATATGATTATTTTTTTGCAGCTCATGAAAACCCATGTTCAATAGATTATCAGCTTTATTTTGATAGTATGAAATTTATAGGCATTGAATATATGTATAACTATTTATTATAGAATAGCATTTTATATGATGTTAAAAAATTTAAATATCTTCAAAATAAATAAAGAGCAAGCATTATTTGCATGACTAAATTTTAGTCAAAGTATTTAATGCTTGCCTTTTTTAGTATATTATTATTTTATATTATTCTTAGAAAGGAAAAAAGCAGAGCAACACCACCGACCAAAGTTTTGTTGCTCTGCTAACCATAAATTCTATGATAACTAATATTTATGATACAAAAATCATATCTAATTTAGATTCAAAAATCAAGTCATTAACGCAAAAATCCTATGATAAATTTATTAAAGACATAGATTTTCACAAACTTACTTGTTCCTGCGGAAGGTCCGGGCAGCTTGTAAAGCATGGTTATTACAAGAGAACTGTTAAAAACAGTGATGGCAAGATATCTATAACAATTCTTAGAGCAAAGTGTACATGTTGCAATAAAACTCATGCTATATTTCCAGAGTGTATTGTACCTTATTCTCAAATTCTTTTATGTGATCATATTTCAATTATTAATGCTTATAATTCCAAAGCTTCTTTTGAACCCATTATGATAGCTAATGAATTTATCGATGAAAGCAATATTTTTTATATAATAAAACAATATCTAGAGCATTGGAAGGAACGTATTACTTCATTTAAAATTTCATTAGATTTAAGTATTTCAAAGCAATGTTTAAAAAACTTTAAAAGACAATTTATGCAAATTAAATGCATCAATAATATTTTATTTTCGTAAAACCACATAACTTAGTTTTACTGTTAATTTATGTAGATATAAGCTTATATTGTAATAAAACAAAGGAGGCTTTTTCAAAATATGGACGAAAAAACTAGAAAAGAAATAGCACTTTTCAGGTACGGAATCTTGGCTCCTCTGATAAGTGGTACTTATGATGAAAATAAAAGTGTTAAACAATTTTTCCGAGATGCCGCAGGCAAAGTATATCAGACTCCAGATGGTGAAGATACTAAGGTAGCTGCTGCTACTCTTGAACGTTGGTATTACAATTACAAGAATAAGGGCTTTGAGGCACTCATACCTGTAAAACGATGCGACACTGGAAGAACACGTAAATTAGATTCTGATATTACAGAACAGATTAAATATTTAAAACAAGAATATCCAAGAATCCCAGCAACACTTATCTATCAAAAGCTTATTAACAATGGAACTATTGTTAAAGGAGATATTTCACTTTCAACAATTAATAGGTATGTTAATGTTCTTAAGCTTGAGAATAAATATTCTAAAAATAAAGATATGAAAAGATATGAGCGTGCTCATATAAATGAAGTATGGTGTGGTGACAGCAGCGTTGGACCTTATTTGAAGGTAGATGGTAAAAAGAAACGCGTTTACATAATAGCACTTATTGATGATGCTTCAAGATACATAACAGGAATAGATGTATTTTTTAATGATAATTTTGTAAATCTTATGTCTGTTTTAAAATCTGCTGTTACACGATTCGGGAAACCTAAAATCTTAAACTTTGATAATGGTGCTTCATATAAGAACAAGCAAATGGAACTTTTAGCAGCTAGAATAGGTACAACTATTAGTTATTGTGCACCCTATACCCCACAATCAAAAGCTAAAATTGAAAGGTGGTTTCGTACATTAAAAGATCAATGGATGTCCCAGCTTAATATGAATGATTTTAATAATTTAGATGAACTTAGGATAAGCCTTATTTCATATGTTAATAGCTATAATCAGCATATACATTCTTCTCTAGATGGACTATCTCCACAGGACAGGTTTTTCAAGGAATCTCACATGATTAAAAGGCTTACAGATGAACAAATTGAAACTTCCTTTTTACTTGAATATGAAAGAAGAGTATCAGCCGATAACGTAGTTATGATAGATGAAACAGAATATGAAGTTGATTATAGATACTCAAAACAAAGAATAACCCTAAGATATTCACCTGATTTAAGCAAAATTTATGTAGTTGATAAAAACACTTCTGAACTTACAGAAATAAAGCTTTTAAATAAGCATGATAATTCTGTTATAAAAAGGGAAAAAATAAAACTTACTGGAGGTCAAGAATAATGGATTATATAAGTAGATATGGAATGGATTTTAATCCGTTTATAAAAAATTCTAAGGAAATAGTAGTAGAAACTTCTGACTATAAAGAAGTTATTTGTAGACTTAATTATTTACTTAATAATAAAGGTTTCGGAATCCTGACCGGAGGTCCAGGGCGAGGTAAAACTACAATAATAAGAAACTGGTCTAATAGCCTTAATTCATCACTTTATAAAGTTATTTATAGTTCCCTTTCTACACTTACTGTTGCAGAATTTTATAAAAATATGGCTGCCCAGCTTGGACTAGAGCCAATGTGCAGAAAAATTGATAATTTCAAAATTATCCAAAATGAAATAACTAGATATTCAGTTGAAAAACGTATAACTCCTGTAATAATTATTGATGAAGCTAATTATGTAAGTAATGGAATACTTAATGATTTAAAAATGCTTTTTAATTTTGACATGGATTCAAGAGATCGTGCAATAGTACTTCTTGTGGGGCTTCCTCAGTTAAATAATACCATGAGGCTAGTTGCTAATGAGCCTTTAAGACAACGTATAACAATGAATTATAATTTAGATAATCTCACAAAATCAGAAACTAAAGACTATATATTAGCAAAGCTTACTGGTGCTAAATGTAATACTGATATTTTTGATGATACCGCTCTTGAAGCAATTGCTAACGCTTCGAACGGACAATGTCGTCAACTTAGTAGATTAAGCTATGCAAAAATAAATTGAAAGAAATCATTTTTGATGTCTATTTTAATTTATCTTAAAAAATGGTACACTAAATAAATCCACTGGATAAAGTGAATTTTAAATATGTATTTATTTATATTTAATATTAAAAACAGGATTTAATATTATGATGGTGCTTTTTTCTTGGATGTTTGTTTTTGCGCTCACAAGATCGGTTGCAACGTATTTGTGAGCGTATTTTTATAGCTTTTTCAAGTATTAATTCTAACAGCTTATTTCTTAATCTAGATTTAACTAATAAAGCTATAATTCGTTTGAATACCTGTCCCAAAATAAAATTCCTATTTGATTGATATATTGAATTTAAATCTTTATCCTTATTATCATTTGATATCGCAGCATCGGCATCTTTTTTTATAAGAGCTGCAATCATCGATAAATAAATAGAAACGTAAAAATCTTGCTTTATGGCAATTGGCTTAGTACCTGAAAATTCTTCGATTTTAAGACTGCATTTTAATTCTTTATATTTAGATTCAACGCCCCATCTTAAGAAATAGAGTTCTTTGAATTTTAAAGGCGTAATAGTATCATCATAGATGTTAGTCACTAAAGTTTCTGTCACCTCATCTGACAGCTTAACTTTTACTACTCTTATTTTTTTTATTTCACCTTTAACTTTATATTTTAAAATAAAGTCAGGGGAATCTATTGATTGTGCAAGTTTAAAAGATGTTGATACTCGCATTAAAAATAGTAATTCCTTGGAATTTAAATAATCAAACATATCATATGAAGGATAGCCTCTATCAAAAATAACAATGCTTTTTCGAGGACAGAATTTATCTCCTATTGACTCTATATGTTGTTTTGCAATATGTCTTTCACTTGTCTTATATTTAGTAATTCTAGCATCTACAATAATGTCATTTAATACATCATATAAGGCTGACGCCGTCGCAATAGCAGTTCTTGTCTTATTTTGATTACTGCTTAATCCAAAATATTCACCACATTCTTTTGTATCTGGCACTTGTAGACTAGTTCCATCTACAGCTAGAATATTAAAACCATTCCAAGTGTTTAAATTTTTATTTATACTATAAAATTTATCAACAAAAAGTCTGCATAATTCATTAAAGGCTTCTGGTGATATATTTTGTCTTGCCTTAGAAAATGCTTGTTTTGTTATTGACGGAAATTTTAAACATTTATGATCTTCAATAAAATTATCAATTTCAGAAGAGATGGATTTTCGCAATGCGGAGCAAATAAAATGAACCGTATTTGAAAAGGATAGTTTTCTATTCCTTGAGAATGAGTTACCTAAGCTGTATGCTTCTTTGTACTCACTTGAAGTAATTAAATCGTTTGTTTCTTTTAAAATTAAAGATAATAATCTAGTATTTTTCATAATGTAAAACCTCGCTATAAATTTATTTCTCTATAGCGAGGCTGCAAAATTTTCCACTATTGTCAAGTGTTTTTTTTATTAAATTATCATTTTCTCTTAAGTTGACGACATTGTTCGAACGGAGTTCCTAGAATTGTTAATAAAATCTGTGATTCTAGCCTTATGATAGGCAATACAAAAAATATGAATACAATTGATAGTGACATAATAATGCTTGCTGTTAATGAAACTGAACTTGGATAAAAGTAAAATCTGCAAATATCAATAAGGTATTTGTGGATTTTTTTGTAATATTCAGAATATTTATCATCATAAACCGTAACGAAGTAGCCTCATTTTCATTGAAGATTTTGAAGAATATATTCATTTTTAGCATCAAATAAAGTTATGATATTAGCATCAAATAATTTGACGTTCAATAATTTATACAGTTTAAATTTGGAAAATGAGTATTGTAATAAATTTAATATTAGTGAAATTAATAAATTATTATATGGTTATGATAAAAAATGCGAAGAACTTCTTATAAATATATTTGAAATTGTTCTTATTAATTCAATAGGAAGGATAATATGTCAGAAGGATTT
It includes:
- a CDS encoding IS4 family transposase produces the protein MKNTRLLSLILKETNDLITSSEYKEAYSLGNSFSRNRKLSFSNTVHFICSALRKSISSEIDNFIEDHKCLKFPSITKQAFSKARQNISPEAFNELCRLFVDKFYSINKNLNTWNGFNILAVDGTSLQVPDTKECGEYFGLSSNQNKTRTAIATASALYDVLNDIIVDARITKYKTSERHIAKQHIESIGDKFCPRKSIVIFDRGYPSYDMFDYLNSKELLFLMRVSTSFKLAQSIDSPDFILKYKVKGEIKKIRVVKVKLSDEVTETLVTNIYDDTITPLKFKELYFLRWGVESKYKELKCSLKIEEFSGTKPIAIKQDFYVSIYLSMIAALIKKDADAAISNDNKDKDLNSIYQSNRNFILGQVFKRIIALLVKSRLRNKLLELILEKAIKIRSQIRCNRSCERKNKHPRKKHHHNIKSCF
- a CDS encoding DDE-type integrase/transposase/recombinase, whose amino-acid sequence is MDEKTRKEIALFRYGILAPLISGTYDENKSVKQFFRDAAGKVYQTPDGEDTKVAAATLERWYYNYKNKGFEALIPVKRCDTGRTRKLDSDITEQIKYLKQEYPRIPATLIYQKLINNGTIVKGDISLSTINRYVNVLKLENKYSKNKDMKRYERAHINEVWCGDSSVGPYLKVDGKKKRVYIIALIDDASRYITGIDVFFNDNFVNLMSVLKSAVTRFGKPKILNFDNGASYKNKQMELLAARIGTTISYCAPYTPQSKAKIERWFRTLKDQWMSQLNMNDFNNLDELRISLISYVNSYNQHIHSSLDGLSPQDRFFKESHMIKRLTDEQIETSFLLEYERRVSADNVVMIDETEYEVDYRYSKQRITLRYSPDLSKIYVVDKNTSELTEIKLLNKHDNSVIKREKIKLTGGQE
- a CDS encoding AAA family ATPase; the protein is MDYISRYGMDFNPFIKNSKEIVVETSDYKEVICRLNYLLNNKGFGILTGGPGRGKTTIIRNWSNSLNSSLYKVIYSSLSTLTVAEFYKNMAAQLGLEPMCRKIDNFKIIQNEITRYSVEKRITPVIIIDEANYVSNGILNDLKMLFNFDMDSRDRAIVLLVGLPQLNNTMRLVANEPLRQRITMNYNLDNLTKSETKDYILAKLTGAKCNTDIFDDTALEAIANASNGQCRQLSRLSYAKIN
- a CDS encoding DUF6431 domain-containing protein — encoded protein: MITNIYDTKIISNLDSKIKSLTQKSYDKFIKDIDFHKLTCSCGRSGQLVKHGYYKRTVKNSDGKISITILRAKCTCCNKTHAIFPECIVPYSQILLCDHISIINAYNSKASFEPIMIANEFIDESNIFYIIKQYLEHWKERITSFKISLDLSISKQCLKNFKRQFMQIKCINNILFS
- a CDS encoding DUF6179 domain-containing protein, whose protein sequence is MKRNIEKYNCHIDNKLIYKNFFKYVLLSGYSDGLLDDSILNKISYERIELLKKKLTYYTKDESSSIMVEKAEDMLHSIDYTIGIYLKTFDTLELVADEVKNNTLENMLQNGYELIKNKELECMNLYSSIKKNKLSVNNYSYNDTIDYGLSPFFEKYDYFFAAHENPCSIDYQLYFDSMKFIGIEYMYNYLL